Proteins encoded by one window of Collimonas fungivorans:
- the leuC gene encoding 3-isopropylmalate dehydratase large subunit: protein MLKTLYDKLWESHVVHTEQDGTAILYIDRHLLHEVTSPQAFEGLKLAGRKPWRQAANLMVADHNVPTTGRANGIADPISRLQVETLDANAKSYDLTYFGMNDHRQGIVHVIGPEQGATLPGMTVVCGDSHTSTHGAFGCLAHGIGTSEVEHVLATQTLLTKKSKSMLVQVDGAIPAGVTAKDIVLAVIGRIGTAGGTGYAIEFAGSAIRALSMEGRMTVCNMAIEAGARAGMIAVDDTTLNYVKGRPFSPAGPHWERAVTYWRTLHSDQGAKFDMVVTLSAAEIKPQVTWGTSPEMVVAVDGRVPDPDKEKDATKRDGMEKALAYMALKPNTAIEDIRIDKVFIGSCTNSRIEDLRAAAAVVRGKFRASNVKLAMVVPGSGLVKEQAEREGLDKIFKDAGFEWREPGCSMCLAMNADRLEPGERCASTSNRNFEGRQGAGGRTHLVSPAMAAAAGIAGHFVDIRSL from the coding sequence ATGCTTAAAACGCTCTACGATAAACTTTGGGAATCCCACGTCGTCCATACCGAACAGGACGGCACGGCGATTCTGTATATTGATCGACATCTTTTGCATGAGGTCACCAGTCCTCAGGCTTTCGAAGGGCTGAAGCTGGCCGGCCGCAAGCCATGGCGGCAGGCCGCCAACCTGATGGTGGCCGACCACAACGTGCCGACCACCGGCCGCGCCAACGGCATCGCCGATCCGATTTCGCGCCTGCAGGTGGAAACCCTGGACGCCAACGCCAAGAGCTACGACCTGACCTATTTCGGCATGAACGACCACCGCCAGGGCATCGTCCACGTGATCGGCCCTGAGCAGGGCGCGACCCTGCCTGGCATGACCGTGGTCTGCGGCGATTCGCACACCTCGACCCACGGCGCTTTCGGCTGCCTGGCGCACGGCATCGGCACCTCCGAAGTGGAGCATGTGCTGGCTACGCAAACCTTGCTGACCAAAAAATCGAAATCGATGCTGGTGCAGGTCGACGGCGCGATACCTGCCGGCGTCACCGCCAAGGACATCGTGCTGGCCGTGATCGGCCGCATCGGCACCGCCGGCGGCACCGGTTATGCGATCGAATTCGCCGGCTCGGCGATCCGCGCCTTGTCGATGGAAGGCCGCATGACAGTCTGCAACATGGCGATCGAAGCGGGCGCGCGCGCCGGCATGATCGCCGTCGACGACACCACGCTCAACTACGTCAAGGGCCGGCCGTTCTCGCCGGCCGGGCCGCATTGGGAACGCGCCGTGACCTACTGGCGCACCCTGCATTCCGACCAGGGCGCCAAATTCGACATGGTGGTGACCCTGAGCGCGGCCGAGATCAAGCCGCAAGTTACCTGGGGTACTTCTCCCGAGATGGTGGTAGCCGTGGATGGTCGCGTGCCCGATCCGGACAAGGAAAAAGACGCCACCAAGCGCGACGGCATGGAAAAGGCGCTGGCTTACATGGCGCTGAAACCGAACACCGCGATTGAAGACATCCGTATCGACAAGGTATTCATCGGCTCCTGCACCAATTCGCGGATCGAAGATCTGCGCGCGGCGGCGGCAGTGGTGCGCGGCAAGTTCCGCGCTTCCAACGTCAAGCTGGCGATGGTGGTGCCGGGTTCCGGGCTGGTCAAGGAACAAGCCGAGCGCGAAGGCCTGGACAAGATTTTCAAGGACGCCGGTTTCGAATGGCGTGAACCGGGCTGCTCGATGTGCCTGGCGATGAACGCCGACCGGCTGGAGCCGGGCGAACGCTGCGCGTCCACTTCGAACCGCAATTTCGAAGGCCGGCAGGGCGCGGGCGGACGCACGCACCTGGTCAGCCCGGCGATGGCCGCCGCCGCAGGTATCGCGGGCCATTTCGTGGATATTCGTTCCTTATAA